Proteins encoded within one genomic window of Geotalea daltonii FRC-32:
- the dksA gene encoding RNA polymerase-binding protein DksA produces MDSEKLEYFKNVLLEEIRVLREEAGRTVSEMTSDTTNFPDPNDRATQESDRNFELRIRDRERKLINKIKEALQRIEDGTFGICEICEEDISEARLKARPVTTLCIDCKMDQEQKEKLR; encoded by the coding sequence ATGGATTCAGAAAAGCTTGAGTATTTTAAAAACGTACTGCTGGAAGAGATCCGCGTCCTCAGGGAAGAAGCCGGCAGGACCGTGTCGGAAATGACCTCGGACACGACGAATTTCCCCGATCCAAACGACCGGGCGACCCAGGAATCGGATCGTAACTTCGAATTGCGCATCAGGGACCGGGAACGGAAACTCATCAACAAGATCAAGGAAGCACTTCAGCGTATCGAGGACGGCACCTTCGGCATCTGCGAAATATGCGAAGAAGACATCAGTGAAGCGAGACTCAAAGCACGCCCGGTAACCACCCTTTGCATCGACTGCAAAATGGATCAGGAACAGAAAGAAAAGCTGCGATAA
- a CDS encoding HD-GYP domain-containing protein translates to MSEISQEIAQRMATLLSGSIKGVGFYPSGHPAILNPLKEIVTIVEAALRARPEVRLGVVDGVLFVEKQLFFAPSTSIEELATRLQEKEITGIILSPGINVSGLARFVTLLGKNQLKAEQINTEISSQGITGLSIITAMDEDQEEIQQEEACLRTRHEALETVEQIFREVELGRIPGSDRISTVVREMASLAVKDSAALLALSMIKDYDNYTFNHSVNVGVISMTIASHMNLGREEIETVGMAGFLHDVGKVRIEKSILNKPGKLTTIEYEEMKKHTESGIEIIDKMKGINSKVAQAVLGHHIGYNRKGYPEWAREMPFTSMSEIVAAADCYDAITTVRVYQKPYNPREAIAHLQIIAGSYLNGDIVDKFKEMMGPYPVGTVVRLDNNEIAIVYRPNLQVPEAPKVKIVMDAAGRRLAMPLRRKLADEKGNTYARIVAVVDPLVKNIDIAGCLNMSSAR, encoded by the coding sequence ATGAGTGAAATCAGCCAGGAAATCGCCCAGCGCATGGCGACACTGCTGTCGGGTTCGATCAAGGGAGTCGGCTTTTATCCCTCCGGCCATCCAGCCATTCTCAACCCGCTTAAGGAAATCGTGACCATTGTTGAGGCAGCCCTGCGAGCGCGCCCCGAAGTCAGGCTGGGAGTTGTGGATGGGGTCTTATTTGTCGAGAAGCAGCTGTTTTTTGCACCATCCACAAGCATTGAAGAGCTGGCAACCCGCCTGCAGGAGAAGGAAATCACCGGCATCATCCTCAGTCCCGGCATTAACGTCAGCGGACTTGCCCGGTTCGTTACCCTCCTGGGAAAGAATCAACTGAAGGCTGAACAGATCAACACCGAAATCAGCTCCCAGGGGATAACGGGTCTCTCCATCATCACGGCCATGGATGAGGACCAGGAAGAGATCCAGCAGGAGGAAGCCTGCCTCAGGACTCGTCATGAAGCCCTCGAAACGGTGGAGCAGATCTTCAGGGAAGTGGAGCTGGGCAGAATTCCCGGCAGCGACAGGATATCAACCGTGGTCCGGGAAATGGCTTCATTGGCGGTCAAAGATTCGGCGGCACTGCTGGCGTTATCGATGATCAAGGACTACGACAACTATACCTTCAATCACAGTGTCAATGTGGGGGTAATTTCCATGACCATTGCCTCCCATATGAATCTTGGACGGGAGGAAATAGAGACGGTCGGCATGGCCGGTTTCCTCCATGATGTGGGAAAGGTCCGAATAGAAAAAAGCATCCTTAACAAGCCAGGAAAATTGACGACCATTGAATACGAAGAGATGAAGAAACATACCGAATCGGGCATTGAAATCATCGATAAAATGAAAGGAATCAATTCGAAGGTGGCACAGGCCGTGCTTGGACACCACATCGGCTATAATCGTAAAGGCTACCCCGAATGGGCAAGGGAAATGCCATTCACCTCAATGAGCGAAATTGTTGCCGCTGCCGATTGTTATGACGCCATCACTACGGTCCGCGTTTACCAAAAGCCATACAATCCAAGAGAGGCCATTGCCCACCTGCAAATAATAGCGGGTTCTTATTTGAATGGCGATATAGTGGATAAGTTCAAAGAGATGATGGGGCCGTACCCGGTAGGAACGGTGGTGAGGCTGGATAATAATGAAATTGCCATTGTCTACCGGCCGAATCTCCAGGTGCCTGAAGCACCGAAGGTGAAGATTGTAATGGATGCTGCTGGCAGAAGACTTGCCATGCCTCTGCGCAGGAAGCTGGCTGACGAAAAGGGAAACACTTACGCCAGAATTGTGGCGGTAGTAGATCCTCTAGTGAAAAATATCGATATTGCCGGCTGTCTCAACATGTCTTCAGCAAGGTAG
- a CDS encoding ATP-binding protein, protein MTFRDRYNLLSYAVRIADAPNRTSLQKLKSLVKRLAGSLQLTSVTIYLHDQYQGCLSRKISSADPGTMTPCNIPPGQGGAGICAARRIPLSIPPQALHADETRHGSEVEFLCEPISRNDRFFGVLAIGLGPNESLTATRKKVLEQVRTIALQLLTNLSAENDKKLKDLSLLYRVSNTILSTIELNKLIHLTLTALTSGPAPFFDRAMLFLINKRSGIMQGMLGVTRETSACCTDPFSESEDILASRWDISDDNMVCQRQADFNQKVMASRLELDKSLNLASRAVLEKRLIYVPVAAREKQADHTFIKRFGITSFAVAPLIAREKVVGVIVVDNSLEGRPISKDNLRFLQLFTNQAGMAIQNSILYNRIEDTNRDLSEAQDRLIQGERLAAIGEMAAGIAHELKGPLVAIGGFARRLAGRLAKASDEKESADLIVREVLRLEKMLTDILSFSKKTTICYTPCNISEIVKDALAVVRPSLEEKGIRVTTRFPRKIEALLGDCQQLKQVFINLFFNGQEAMKNGGELAIRVGTSTIDGQKAVAVKVRDTGGGIPLETLHHIFNPFYTTKDTGTGLGLPIANRIITNHCGKIHINNRPGIGVEFSVVVPIQN, encoded by the coding sequence ATGACCTTTCGGGACAGGTACAACCTCTTGAGTTATGCGGTGCGCATAGCCGACGCCCCAAACCGCACTTCTCTCCAGAAGTTGAAATCCCTTGTTAAACGTCTTGCCGGCTCACTCCAGCTAACATCCGTCACCATTTATCTCCATGATCAGTATCAAGGATGCCTGTCCAGGAAAATAAGCAGCGCCGATCCGGGCACCATGACTCCATGCAATATCCCACCAGGACAGGGCGGTGCCGGAATTTGTGCTGCCAGAAGAATTCCGCTCTCTATCCCACCGCAGGCTCTCCATGCCGACGAAACCAGGCATGGTAGTGAAGTCGAATTTCTTTGCGAACCTATCTCACGCAATGACCGATTTTTTGGCGTTCTCGCCATCGGCCTGGGGCCAAACGAGAGCCTGACCGCTACCAGGAAAAAGGTCCTGGAGCAGGTGCGAACCATTGCCCTTCAGTTGTTGACCAATCTCTCTGCTGAAAATGACAAAAAACTGAAAGATCTGTCCCTTCTCTACCGTGTCAGTAATACTATCCTTTCCACCATTGAACTGAACAAGCTGATCCACCTTACCCTGACGGCGCTTACTTCGGGGCCGGCTCCCTTTTTCGACCGGGCCATGCTTTTCCTTATCAACAAAAGGTCAGGAATCATGCAGGGAATGCTTGGAGTGACCAGGGAAACATCCGCATGCTGCACCGATCCCTTCAGCGAGTCTGAGGATATCCTGGCCAGTCGCTGGGACATCTCCGATGACAACATGGTCTGCCAGCGACAAGCCGATTTCAATCAGAAGGTAATGGCCAGCCGCCTGGAGTTGGACAAGTCACTGAACCTGGCTTCTCGGGCCGTGCTGGAAAAACGGCTGATCTATGTGCCCGTGGCCGCCCGTGAAAAGCAGGCGGATCATACTTTCATCAAGCGCTTCGGCATCACCTCCTTCGCGGTCGCACCGCTCATAGCCCGTGAAAAGGTGGTAGGGGTCATCGTGGTCGACAACAGCCTCGAAGGAAGGCCTATCAGCAAAGACAACCTGCGCTTTTTACAACTTTTCACCAATCAAGCCGGCATGGCCATCCAGAATTCCATCCTCTATAATCGGATCGAAGATACCAATCGCGATCTGTCAGAGGCCCAGGACCGGCTCATCCAGGGAGAGCGTTTGGCCGCCATAGGTGAAATGGCAGCCGGCATTGCCCATGAGCTCAAGGGACCTCTGGTTGCCATCGGCGGATTTGCACGGCGGCTGGCAGGCAGGCTGGCCAAGGCATCCGACGAGAAAGAAAGTGCCGACCTGATCGTCCGGGAAGTGCTGAGACTGGAGAAGATGCTGACCGATATCCTTTCTTTCTCCAAGAAGACAACAATCTGTTATACCCCCTGCAATATCTCTGAGATAGTTAAGGACGCTCTGGCAGTGGTCCGGCCTTCCTTGGAAGAGAAAGGCATCCGGGTTACGACCCGCTTTCCCCGAAAGATCGAGGCGCTTCTCGGCGACTGTCAACAACTGAAACAGGTGTTCATCAACCTTTTCTTCAATGGACAGGAAGCGATGAAAAATGGCGGTGAGCTTGCCATTCGGGTCGGGACCTCAACCATCGACGGACAGAAAGCCGTTGCCGTCAAGGTCAGGGATACCGGCGGAGGCATTCCGCTGGAAACGCTTCACCACATCTTCAATCCCTTTTACACCACAAAAGACACCGGCACCGGCCTTGGTCTTCCCATAGCAAACCGTATCATCACCAACCATTGCGGCAAGATCCATATCAACAACCGACCGGGTATCGGCGTGGAATTTAGCGTCGTCGTGCCGATTCAGAACTGA
- a CDS encoding HEAT repeat domain-containing protein, with translation MDSKALNKRRQALIAALKDSSEAVRAAAAHSLECLEGLGSREEILDLLKKGNRSSKIKAIYALGKLGGEKAIPPLLYCISRPEEDIKSAAIEVLGNLANPSTLMPLVDKLKEPNSAIRAKAIAALANFRDPSLVPILLPFLDAGDGLLDAEAARTLGLIGNLQLEERLISLMQSPHAATREAAASALGRLALS, from the coding sequence ATGGATTCAAAAGCCCTCAACAAACGACGTCAAGCTCTTATTGCCGCACTCAAGGATTCAAGTGAAGCGGTGCGCGCCGCTGCGGCACATTCTCTGGAATGCCTGGAAGGGCTCGGTAGCCGGGAAGAAATTCTCGATCTGTTGAAAAAAGGGAACCGTTCTTCAAAGATAAAGGCCATTTATGCACTAGGGAAATTAGGGGGAGAGAAGGCTATTCCTCCGCTTCTCTACTGCATTTCCCGTCCGGAAGAAGATATAAAATCGGCAGCCATTGAGGTGCTGGGCAATCTGGCCAACCCTTCCACGTTAATGCCGCTCGTCGACAAGCTGAAGGAGCCGAATTCAGCCATCAGGGCAAAGGCCATCGCGGCGTTGGCCAACTTCAGGGATCCATCCCTGGTCCCTATCCTGTTGCCGTTCCTCGATGCAGGCGATGGACTTCTTGATGCTGAAGCGGCCCGGACACTTGGCTTGATCGGGAACCTGCAGCTTGAGGAACGTCTGATTTCGCTGATGCAGTCACCTCACGCAGCGACCAGGGAAGCAGCAGCTTCTGCCCTGGGGAGGCTGGCGCTGTCATAG
- a CDS encoding CheR family methyltransferase, whose protein sequence is MQMHFSVQPSLASKVAEERLAHLLVPGKIEDHDLDLRISRLDCSFHRYATSITHGLWAPGLVITHEMQALAELLFPLDRIIPVFNRFFAKVTLFTPFLGASAIHNAPSWPDALHGLQSLVTSANPAELLCSLLADEKKRRLFFFHNFLPPRYGGGFNRYPKQLDFLKDWLRENRRRFNYEINCLDAACGCGEGTYELAALLPECGYSPETFHICGSTIEPFELFAAAHVFFPHDLQRQANYRRHVAPLFSGEISKRMAFRLEDIAGIPAKAERFHVILCNGILGGPFLHEKVALEEAVTRLAARLNLGGILLAADKFHGGWKKKVPATLLVEIFTKAGLEVLKLEEGLAGIKTG, encoded by the coding sequence ATGCAGATGCATTTCAGCGTTCAACCCAGCCTTGCCTCAAAAGTTGCAGAAGAACGTCTCGCCCACCTGCTGGTGCCGGGGAAGATCGAAGATCATGACCTTGACCTACGCATTTCCCGACTTGACTGCTCATTTCACCGCTATGCCACGAGCATTACCCATGGCCTGTGGGCGCCGGGACTGGTCATAACCCATGAAATGCAGGCCCTTGCCGAACTCCTGTTTCCTCTTGATCGAATCATTCCCGTATTCAATCGTTTTTTTGCCAAGGTAACCTTATTCACTCCGTTCCTTGGAGCTTCGGCCATTCATAACGCTCCCAGCTGGCCCGACGCCTTGCATGGGCTTCAATCCCTCGTGACAAGTGCCAACCCTGCCGAGCTGCTGTGCAGCCTGCTCGCCGACGAGAAGAAGAGGCGCCTGTTCTTCTTTCACAATTTCCTGCCGCCACGATATGGAGGCGGTTTTAACCGTTATCCGAAGCAGTTGGACTTCCTGAAGGACTGGCTCAGGGAAAACAGGCGCAGATTCAACTATGAGATTAACTGCCTTGATGCTGCCTGCGGCTGCGGTGAAGGGACCTATGAACTGGCGGCACTGCTGCCGGAGTGCGGCTATTCCCCGGAAACTTTCCACATCTGCGGTTCAACCATTGAACCGTTCGAGCTGTTTGCCGCCGCCCATGTCTTTTTTCCCCATGATCTGCAGCGTCAGGCTAATTACCGACGTCATGTGGCGCCATTGTTCAGCGGTGAAATCTCCAAGAGAATGGCTTTCCGTTTGGAAGATATTGCCGGCATACCGGCTAAAGCCGAACGATTCCATGTGATCCTCTGCAATGGCATTCTGGGAGGTCCTTTTCTCCACGAAAAAGTGGCGCTGGAAGAGGCGGTTACAAGACTGGCGGCGAGATTGAACCTGGGAGGTATTCTGCTCGCCGCCGACAAATTCCATGGCGGCTGGAAAAAGAAGGTGCCGGCAACACTGCTGGTGGAGATTTTTACTAAGGCTGGTCTTGAGGTGTTGAAATTGGAGGAAGGGCTGGCGGGTATTAAAACTGGATGA
- a CDS encoding HEAT repeat domain-containing protein produces the protein MNLGTESILKLVRPKTEKPGNPGPILADIYKAMRAIGFYPEGHPKREEIVANVYNTLGHFVQEKELALTISRAGFSSAGEPIKAELNQMVVSLAAELFIRRIQQLTFLPDLSLDDLRAFLHLLSMDQKNLALSGGMAQLMPARGIRTIWANEIDLSVIWEKRQALEEKIESGDALAKTGEEGPERAEGEEGAYPADSGNTDTDTLMELLARMDRETDDNRYQQLARNLASKAEGFKEKAVCAPLFLVLHALLQHNEDTNRSQVQRDYAVFTLEQIAEGVTIDFLLQHLESKSPLETAKIYPILKKLGAKIAYVIIQRLCLADGLHARKSLAAALLAIGQPAVPPLLAMLKDERWYVVRNMVAILGQIGCRDSANAFRPALYHGDQRVRKETIHALVKIGGKDAESMIIELIEDADPAIVLHAIMSLGLLKSDAAVQLLIQIIEKSDFFSRQIKVKKEAIIALGRIGDRRAVTPLLSLLGSNSWLPWSKWDEMKIVAATALGRLGDEAALPSLNACAARGGSLGKACSDAVDNIERVAEGLYE, from the coding sequence ATGAATTTAGGCACCGAGTCCATATTGAAGCTGGTACGCCCCAAGACAGAAAAGCCTGGAAATCCGGGTCCTATTCTGGCAGATATTTACAAGGCAATGAGAGCCATCGGCTTTTATCCCGAAGGGCACCCGAAGCGCGAGGAGATAGTCGCCAATGTCTATAATACCTTAGGGCATTTTGTGCAGGAAAAGGAACTGGCATTGACCATCAGCCGGGCAGGGTTCTCCTCCGCAGGTGAGCCGATAAAGGCAGAGTTGAACCAGATGGTTGTCAGCCTTGCCGCTGAGTTGTTCATCCGCAGGATCCAGCAGCTTACATTTCTCCCGGATCTGTCCCTTGATGACCTGCGTGCGTTCCTGCACCTGTTGTCCATGGACCAAAAGAATCTTGCGCTTTCCGGGGGGATGGCACAGCTGATGCCGGCAAGGGGCATACGAACAATATGGGCCAATGAGATAGATCTGTCGGTGATCTGGGAAAAGCGGCAGGCGCTTGAAGAGAAAATAGAGTCTGGAGATGCGCTGGCCAAAACGGGCGAAGAGGGACCTGAACGGGCTGAGGGGGAAGAAGGTGCTTATCCCGCAGACAGCGGGAACACCGATACAGATACCTTGATGGAACTGCTTGCCCGAATGGACCGGGAAACCGACGACAACCGCTACCAGCAGTTGGCCCGCAATCTGGCCAGCAAGGCAGAAGGTTTCAAAGAAAAGGCTGTTTGCGCCCCTCTTTTTCTGGTTTTGCATGCGCTCCTGCAGCATAATGAAGATACAAACCGGTCCCAAGTGCAGAGAGATTATGCTGTTTTTACCCTGGAGCAAATTGCAGAAGGGGTTACGATCGATTTTCTTCTGCAGCACCTGGAGAGCAAGAGTCCGCTGGAGACAGCAAAGATTTATCCCATACTTAAAAAACTGGGGGCAAAGATTGCCTATGTGATCATTCAGAGGCTCTGCTTGGCTGACGGCCTTCATGCCCGAAAATCACTTGCAGCAGCACTGCTCGCCATCGGCCAGCCGGCGGTTCCTCCGCTTCTCGCCATGCTCAAGGACGAGAGATGGTATGTGGTCCGGAACATGGTGGCCATTTTAGGGCAGATCGGCTGTAGGGACAGCGCCAATGCCTTTAGGCCGGCGCTCTATCATGGCGATCAGCGGGTAAGGAAGGAAACTATTCATGCGCTGGTAAAAATCGGCGGCAAAGATGCCGAATCCATGATTATCGAGCTTATTGAAGATGCAGACCCGGCCATTGTCCTTCATGCCATAATGTCTCTGGGTCTTTTAAAGAGCGATGCCGCCGTGCAACTGCTGATCCAGATTATTGAAAAATCGGATTTTTTCTCCAGGCAGATCAAGGTAAAGAAGGAGGCGATCATCGCCCTTGGCAGGATTGGTGACAGACGGGCCGTCACCCCACTACTCAGCCTGCTTGGATCAAACAGCTGGCTGCCCTGGAGTAAGTGGGACGAAATGAAGATTGTGGCCGCTACGGCGCTTGGCCGACTCGGGGATGAAGCAGCGCTCCCTTCTCTGAACGCTTGTGCGGCAAGGGGCGGATCTCTGGGGAAAGCCTGCAGTGACGCGGTTGACAATATCGAGAGGGTGGCGGAAGGTCTCTATGAGTGA
- a CDS encoding beta-ketoacyl-ACP synthase III: MLYSQVLATGGFVPVNAIANSYFDYLVEDADEWIRSRTGIRERRFASATESTSDLATSAAKDALQKGKIDPLSIDCIIVATSTPDMILPATACMVQKNIGAANAFAFDMNAVCSSFIYAVETADNFIRSGKYGKVLVIGADTYSKILDMQDKTSCPLFGDGAGALILGSTQEKKGILQSIVKSDGNGWELIQVPSSGSRKPITAETIAAKENTFKMAGKSVFIFATDVIPQIITEVTAKAGIRPDQLDYIIPHQANVRIIDFISKKTGINKDRFLLNLDRYGNTAAASVGLALDENVTSGKIKPGHLVLIMGFGGGLSWGGILIQF; this comes from the coding sequence ATGTTATATTCACAAGTACTTGCCACCGGCGGCTTCGTCCCGGTAAATGCCATAGCTAATAGTTACTTCGATTATCTGGTGGAGGACGCTGATGAATGGATACGCTCGCGGACGGGAATAAGGGAGCGGCGATTTGCCTCTGCAACTGAATCCACCTCTGATCTGGCCACTTCAGCTGCAAAGGATGCCCTGCAAAAGGGGAAGATAGATCCACTATCCATTGACTGCATCATCGTTGCAACATCGACTCCCGATATGATCCTGCCGGCTACAGCCTGCATGGTGCAGAAGAATATCGGAGCAGCAAACGCCTTTGCCTTCGACATGAATGCAGTTTGCAGCAGCTTCATCTACGCAGTGGAGACGGCCGACAACTTCATCAGGTCCGGCAAGTATGGGAAAGTCCTTGTCATTGGGGCCGATACCTATTCCAAAATACTTGACATGCAGGACAAGACCTCCTGCCCCCTTTTCGGTGACGGCGCCGGTGCCTTGATTCTCGGATCCACTCAGGAAAAAAAAGGTATATTGCAGAGCATCGTCAAAAGCGACGGCAACGGTTGGGAGCTGATCCAGGTGCCATCATCCGGGTCAAGGAAACCAATAACCGCCGAGACCATAGCGGCAAAGGAAAATACCTTCAAGATGGCCGGGAAAAGCGTCTTTATCTTTGCCACGGACGTCATTCCGCAGATAATCACGGAAGTTACCGCCAAGGCCGGTATCCGCCCAGACCAGCTTGACTACATCATTCCCCATCAGGCAAATGTCCGCATTATCGATTTCATTTCCAAAAAGACCGGCATCAACAAGGACAGATTCCTGCTCAATCTTGACCGTTACGGCAATACTGCAGCTGCTTCCGTCGGCCTGGCTCTGGACGAAAACGTAACCAGCGGCAAGATCAAACCGGGCCACCTGGTCCTGATCATGGGCTTCGGCGGCGGACTCTCCTGGGGGGGCATCCTCATCCAGTTTTAA
- the radA gene encoding DNA repair protein RadA, translating into MKTKTLYSCQKCGYQSAKWLGRCPDCGAWNTMEEEVAIKSGAAASRALPGGPPLPINQVGGEAEMHLPTGISEFDRVLGGGLVAGSLVLIGGDPGIGKSTLLLQAMNHVAKTGTVLYVSGEESARQIKLRGARMGVNAPGLYVLAETALENILAHIARMQPKAIVIDSIQTIFTSGLESAPGSVSQVRETAGRLMIMAKGSGIPVFIVGHVTKDGAIAGPRVLEHLVDTVLYFEGDSGHPFRILRAVKNRFGSTNEIGVFEMKEGGLCEVRNPSELFLSERPMGASGSVVVASLEGSRPVLVELQALVSASSLGVPRRTTIGVDHHRLSLLVAVLEKKVGLSLAGQDIFLNVAGGVKLNEPAADLGMVVAVASSHLDKPIAGNTLLLGEVGLTGEVRGITQPELRVKEAAKLGFSRCILPAGNLKQVKAKGLELIGVKSVDEALDKVF; encoded by the coding sequence TTGAAAACAAAGACCCTTTACAGTTGCCAGAAATGCGGCTACCAGTCCGCCAAGTGGCTTGGCCGATGCCCCGACTGCGGGGCATGGAATACCATGGAGGAAGAAGTTGCCATTAAATCCGGGGCAGCCGCTAGCAGGGCACTCCCCGGAGGCCCCCCATTGCCGATCAACCAGGTCGGTGGGGAAGCAGAGATGCATCTTCCCACTGGCATCTCAGAGTTCGACCGGGTGCTGGGAGGGGGGCTGGTGGCAGGTTCCCTGGTCCTTATCGGTGGTGATCCCGGTATCGGTAAATCTACCTTGCTTCTGCAGGCCATGAACCACGTGGCTAAGACCGGCACCGTCCTTTATGTTTCCGGAGAAGAGTCCGCCCGGCAGATCAAGTTGCGTGGCGCGAGAATGGGAGTCAATGCCCCTGGCCTCTACGTCCTGGCCGAGACGGCCCTGGAAAACATCCTTGCCCATATTGCCAGGATGCAGCCGAAGGCGATAGTTATCGATTCCATTCAAACTATCTTCACCTCAGGGCTGGAATCGGCACCCGGCAGCGTCAGTCAGGTTCGCGAGACAGCCGGCCGGCTGATGATAATGGCGAAAGGGAGCGGGATTCCGGTCTTCATTGTCGGCCATGTGACCAAAGATGGCGCCATAGCCGGCCCACGAGTGCTGGAACATCTTGTTGACACCGTTCTCTACTTTGAAGGGGACAGCGGTCATCCGTTCAGGATTCTGCGTGCGGTTAAAAACCGGTTCGGTTCCACCAACGAGATCGGTGTCTTCGAAATGAAGGAAGGAGGGCTCTGCGAGGTCAGAAATCCCTCCGAGCTTTTCCTTTCCGAACGGCCCATGGGGGCTTCCGGCTCCGTGGTCGTGGCGTCTCTGGAAGGGAGTCGCCCAGTCCTCGTCGAGCTGCAGGCCCTGGTGAGTGCCTCTTCACTTGGTGTTCCTCGCCGCACAACTATTGGCGTCGATCATCACCGTCTGTCCCTGCTTGTGGCTGTTCTTGAGAAAAAAGTGGGGCTGTCGCTGGCGGGCCAGGACATATTTCTGAACGTGGCGGGCGGGGTAAAACTGAATGAGCCTGCCGCCGACCTGGGCATGGTTGTTGCCGTCGCTTCAAGCCACCTTGACAAGCCCATAGCCGGCAACACCCTTCTTTTGGGGGAGGTGGGTCTGACCGGAGAAGTGCGAGGTATTACCCAGCCCGAGCTTCGAGTCAAGGAGGCCGCCAAGCTGGGATTCAGCCGCTGCATCCTTCCAGCCGGCAATCTGAAACAGGTCAAAGCAAAGGGTCTTGAACTCATTGGCGTGAAATCGGTCGACGAAGCCCTGGACAAGGTCTTTTAG